In Nicotiana tabacum cultivar K326 chromosome 17, ASM71507v2, whole genome shotgun sequence, one DNA window encodes the following:
- the LOC107768661 gene encoding copper-transporting ATPase RAN1 isoform X1 yields MAPSMRDVQLTEVAGDGAGEEVRLLDSYDEEEEKLGENLRRIQVRVTGMTCAACSNSVEGALMSINGVVKATVALLQNKADVIFDPSLVKDDEITNAIEDAGFEAELLSEPTASRTNPHGTVVGQFIIGGMTCAACVNSVEGILKQLPGVRKAVVALATSLGEVGYDPSIISKDDIANAIEDAGFEASFVQSSEQDKIVLGVVGISGEMDAQLLEGILSKLHGVKHFLFDRVSSELEVVFDPEVLGSRSVVDGVEGGSSGKFKLLVKNPYTRMASRDLEESSKMFRLFTASLSLSVPVILMRVVCPQIPLLYALLIWQCGPFQMGDWLKWALVTVVQFGIGKRFYVAAGRALRNGSTNMDVLVALGTTASYVYSVCALLYGAISGFWSPTYFETSAMLITFVLLGKYLETLAKGKTSGAIKKLVELAPATAILLVKDKGGKVVGEREIDALLIQAGDILKVLPGTKVPVDGVVVWGSSHVNESMVTGESAPVLKEINSVVIGGTINLHGSLHIQATKVGSNTVLSQIISLVETAQMSKAPIQKFADYIASIFVPVVITMSLLTFFGWYVAGVLGGYPEEWLPENGNYFVFSLMFAISVVVIACPCALGLATPTAVMVATGVGANNGVLIKGGDALEMAQKIRYVIFDKTGTLTQGKAKVTTAKVFTEMDRGEFLTLVASAEASSEHPLAKAIMEYARHFHFFDEPSDTDQSYSEQAKFSGWLQDVSDFSVLPGKGIQCSVDGKWVLIGNRKLLTENGIAIPSNVENFVVELEESAKTGILVARDNVVIGALGIADPLKREAAVVVEGLIKMGVQPIMVTGDNWRTARAVAKEVGIQDVRAEVLPAGKAEVIRSFQKGGSVVAMVGDGINDSPALAAADVGMAIGAGTDIAIEAAEYVLMRSNLEDVITAIDLSRKTFARIRWNYIFAMAYNVIAIPVAAGALFPLLRLELPPWVAGACMAMSSVSVVCSSLYLKRYKKPRLTTILEITIE; encoded by the exons ATGGCACCGAGCATGAGGGACGTCCAGTTAACGGAGGTTGCCGGAGATGGTGCCGGAGAGGAAGTGAGGCTGTTGGATTCATATGacgaagaagaagagaaattggGTGAGAATTTGAGGAGAATTCAAGTTAGAGTAACGGGGATGACATGTGCAGCTTGTTCTAACTCAGTGGAAGGAGCTTTGATGAGCATAAATGGTGTTGTTAAGGCTACTGTTGCTTTGCTTCAGAATAAGGCTGACGTCATCTTCGATCCTAGCTTGGTCAAG GATGATGAGATTACAAATGCTATAGAAGATGCTGGGTTTGAGGCAGAGCTTCTTTCAGAACCTACTGCATCTCGTACAAACCCACATGGAACTGTAGTAGGGCAGTTCATAATAGGTGGTATGACATGTGCAGCTTGTGTAAATTCTGTTGAAGGTATCCTAAAACAGCTCCCAGGTGTACGAAAGGCCGTAGTTGCTTTGGCTACATCGCTAGGAGAGGTTGGATATGATCCGTCCATAATCAGTAAGGATGATATAGCGAATGCAATTGAAGATGCTGGTTTTGAAGCTTCCTTTGTGCAGAGCAGCGAGCAGGATAAAATTGTACTTGGGGTGGTTGGTATTTCTGGTGAGATGGATGCACAGTTGTTAGAAGGCATTCTTTCAAAGTTGCATGGAGTTAAACACTTTTTATTTGATCGGGTATCAAGTGAGCTTGAAGTTGtctttgatcccgaagttcttgGCTCAAGATCTGTAGTTGATGGCGTTGAAGGAGGAAGCAGTGGCAAGTTTAAGTTACTTGTCAAGAACCCGTATACAAGAATGGCTTCCAGAGATTTAGAAGAATCCTCGAAGATGTTTCGGCTTTTTACAGCAAGCTTATCTCTAAGT GTTCCTGTGATTCTAATGCGTGTCGTCTGCCCTCAAATACCTCTGCTCTATGCTTTACTGATTTGGCAGTGTGGTCCCTTTCAAATGGGTGATTGGTTAAAGTGGGCTTTAGTGACTGTTGTCCAATTTGGTATTGGTAAACGTTTTTATGTTGCGGCTGGAAGAGCACTTCGAAATGGTTCCACAAACATGGATGTCTTGGTTGCGTTGGGAACTACAGCTTCCTATGTTTACTCTGTATGTGCACTACTTTATGGTGCAATTTCTGGGTTCTGGTCTCCAACTTACTTTGAAACAAGTGCCATGTTAATCACATTTGTACTTCTAGGAAAGTACTTGGAAACTCTTGCTAAAGGAAAGACATCGGGTGCTATCAAAAAACTTGTAGAACTTGCCCCCGCTACAGCTATACTGCTTGTCAAAGACAAAG GTGGAAAAGTTGTAGGAGAAAGAGAAATAGATGCTTTATTGATTCAGGCTGGCGATATATTAAAAGTACTTCCTGGTACAAAGGTTCCTGTGGATGGTGTCGTTGTATGGGGTTCAAGCCATGTGAATGAGAGTATGGTCACTGGAGAATCTGCTCCTGTTTTGAAAGAGATTAATTCAGTGGTTATTGGAGGTACAATCAATTTACATGGTTCTCTTCACATACAGGCCACAAAAGTAGGGTCAAACACAGTTCTGAGTCAGATCATATCTCTGGTTGAGACAGCACAGATGTCAAAGGCTCCCATTCAGAAGTTCGCCGACTAT ATTGCAAGCATTTTTGTTCCTGTGGTTATTACTATGTCCTTATTGACATTCTTTGGATG GTATGTTGCTGGAGTTCTTGGAGGCTATCCAGAAGAATGGCTGCCAGAAAATGgcaattattttgtattttctttgatGTTTGCGATATCAGTTGTGGTTATTGCATGTCCTTGTGCACTTGGTTTGGCCACCCCCACTGCTGTTATGGTTGCGACAGGGGTTGGTGCCAACAATGGTGTGCTGATAAAGGGTGGAGATGCATTGGAGATGGCGCAGAAGATTAGATATGTGATATTTGATAAGACAGGCACTTTGACCCAGGGAAAAGCTAAAGTCACAACAGCCAAAGTTTTCACTGAGATGGATCGTGGAGAATTCCTAACTTTGGTAGCTTCCGCAGAG GCAAGCAGTGAACACCCGTTGGCTAAAGCCATAATGGAATACGCTCGTCATTTTCATTTCTTTGATGAACCATCTGATACCGATCAGAGTTACAGTGAACAGGCCAAGTTTTCTGGATGGCTTCAAGATGTATCAGATTTCTCTGTTTTGCCTGGAAAAGGTATACAGTGCTCCGTCGATGGGAAATGGGTTTTG attggtaaccgcaagCTGCTTACTGAAAATGGGATAGCTATACCTTCCAACGTAGAGAATTTTGTTGTTGAGTTGGAAGAAAGTGCAAAGACAGGCATTCTTGTCGCTCGAGATAATGTTGTAATTGGTGCTCTGGGGATAGCTGACCCACTAAAGAGAGAAGCAGCTGTTGTTGTAGAGGGCCTTATAAAAATGGGCGTCCAACCAATCATGGTTACTGGTGATAATTGGAGAACAGCTCGTGCAGTTGCTAAGGAG GTTGGTATCCAGGATGTTAGAGCAGAAGTGTTGCCAGCAGGAAAAGCCGAGGTCATCCGTTCATTTCAAAAGGGAGGCAGTGTAGTTGCTATGGTAGGTGATGGGATCAACGACTCACCCGCATTAGCTGCTGCAGATGTTGGTATGGCAATTGGAGCGGGAACTGATATTGCGATAGAAGCTGCTGAGTACGTGTTAATGAGGAGCAACTTGGAGGATGTCATCACTGCCATAGACCTCTCAAGGAAGACATTTGCACGGATTAGGTGGAATTATATCTTTGCCATGGCGTACAATGTGATCGCAATTCCAGTGGCTGCAGGGGCTCTTTTTCCTTTGTTAAGACTGGAGTTGCCACCTTGGGTAGCTGGTGCATGCATGGCAATGTCATCTGTAAGTGTTGTGTGTTCTTCTCTGTATCTAAAGAGATACAAGAAACCCAGACTTACCACTATATTGGAAATAACTATAGAGTAG
- the LOC107768662 gene encoding uncharacterized protein LOC107768662 has product MTFEENTSDSTNPLLNSINPLYMHPSKNVGFMLLPVAFDGSRYRSWRRRVLRALSVKNKVGFINGKCGKPDSKDPIFDQWERCDNIVTSWILNSLSKDLADSLQYGNDAKELWQELEDRYDQTNGAKLYQLQKEISDLSQGTFDIIGYYTKMKKLWEELNTLNAHAQCKCQCTCGTKARMHKAEQDRRLIQFLMGLNEVYTIVRGNILMMNPLPSLAQAFAILIQEEKQREMKKQQLQNQLWSTRKWIWRELLHELQPVKWHWGNSFRGNYPTNRPRPVCDYFKKPGHTKDKCYKLYGYPQDSKFNKGKLVAANVFGDYGDKTAGIGDGEIMVTRLLTGSAEDNSEMKVGTVNFAVTLPNGYKVKVTLVGDVVLSPKFSLKRAPSLKRPLEIGKASDGIYYHISELCKNVVALIQIPNQVSSSIPDKNNVHPYSHLVPPVASSLHVSYHACNKRCVDSHKHSSVKISSLSSKENDSLSNASTSVSTFTSTSDGNMVEFLWHKRLGHVPFAKIKGINEMPAKFTPTQPFLCPICPMARHSRLPFPERTTLATEVFEILHADLWGPYHIATHGRHKYFIAFVVDYSRCT; this is encoded by the exons ATGACTTTTGAGGAAAATACATCGGATTCCACTAATCCGCTACTTAATTCAATCAATCCGCTTTATATGCATCCATCTAAAAATGTAGGTTTCATGCTTTTGCCAGTAGCTTTTGATGGATCGAGGTACAGGTCATGGAGGCGAAGAGTACTTAGGGCTCTTTCTGTGAAAAACAAAGTAGGTTTCATAAATGGTAAGTGTGGGAAACCAGACTCAAAGGACCCTATTTTTGATCAATGGGAACGGTGTGATAATATAGTAACTTCATGGATTTTGAATTCCCTATCAAAGGATTTAGCAGACAGCCTGCAGTATGGAAACGATGCCAAAGAGCTTTGGCAAGAGTTGGAGGATAGATATGATCAAACCAATGGGGCAAAATTATATCAGTTACAGAAGGAAATCAGTGATTTGAGTCAAGGAACATTCGACATTATTGGATACTATACTAAGATGAAGAAGTTGTGGGAAGAGTTGAATACCTTGAATGCCCATGCGCAATGCAAATGCCAGTGTACATGCGGTACCAAGGCGAGAATGCATAAGGCTGAGCAGGATAGGAGGTTAATTCAGTTTCTAATGGGATTAAATGAGGTTTACACCATCGTCAGGGGAAACATTCTGATGATGAACCCCTTACCTTCCTTAGCACAAGCATTTGCGATTCTCATTCAAGAGGAGAAACAAAGGGAGATGaa GAAACAACAACTTCAGAACCAGTTATGGTCAACAAGGAAATGGATCTGGAGGGAACTCTTACACGAATTACAACCAGTCAAGTGGCACTGGGGCAATAGTTTTAGGGGAAATTACCCTACAAATAGACCTCGACCAGTCTGTGATTATTTCAAGAAGCCAGGGCACACCAAGGATAAGTGTTACAAGCTCTATGGTTATCCACAAGACTCCAAGTTCAATAAGGGAAAACTAGTAGCTGCAAATGTGTTTGGAGATTATGGTGACAAGACTGCTGGTATAGGAGATGGGGAGATTATGGTGACAAGACTGCTG ACTGGAAGTGCAGAAGACAATTCTGAGATGAAGGTTGGAACAGTAAATTTTGCAG TCACACTGCCTAATGGATATAAAGTGAAGGTGACACTAGTAGGTGATGTGGTCTTGAGTCCTAAGTTCAGTCTCAAAAGG GCCCCTTCACTGAAGAGGCCTCTGGAAATTGGTAAGGCTTCTGATGGCATATACTATCACATTTCAGAACTCTGCAAGAATGTTGTAGCCCTCATTcaaattcctaatcaagtttCATCTAGCATACCTGATAAGAATAATGTACACCCTTACTCACATCTTGTTCCCCCTGTTGCATCTAGTTTGCATGTTTCATATCATGCTTGTAATAAGAGGTGTGTTGATTCACATAAACACTCCAGTGTTAAAATTTCATCCTTAAGTAGTAAAGAAAATGATTCTTTGTCAAATGCATCTACATCTGTCTCTACTTTCACATCTACATCTGATGGAAACATGGTTGAAtttttgtggcacaaaagactagGACATGTCCCATTTGCCAAAATTAAGGGAATTAATGAGATGCCTGCCAAATTCACACCTACACAACCTTTTCTTTGCCCTATATGCCCAATGGCCAGACATAGCAGACTACCTTTTCCAGAAAGAACCACTCTTGCAACTGAAGTTTTTGAAATATTGCATGCTGATTTGTGGGGACCATATCACATTGCAACTCATGGTAGACACAAATATTTCATCGCCTTTGTAGTTGATTACAGTAGGTGTACATGA
- the LOC107768661 gene encoding copper-transporting ATPase RAN1 isoform X2 produces MTCAACVNSVEGILKQLPGVRKAVVALATSLGEVGYDPSIISKDDIANAIEDAGFEASFVQSSEQDKIVLGVVGISGEMDAQLLEGILSKLHGVKHFLFDRVSSELEVVFDPEVLGSRSVVDGVEGGSSGKFKLLVKNPYTRMASRDLEESSKMFRLFTASLSLSVPVILMRVVCPQIPLLYALLIWQCGPFQMGDWLKWALVTVVQFGIGKRFYVAAGRALRNGSTNMDVLVALGTTASYVYSVCALLYGAISGFWSPTYFETSAMLITFVLLGKYLETLAKGKTSGAIKKLVELAPATAILLVKDKGGKVVGEREIDALLIQAGDILKVLPGTKVPVDGVVVWGSSHVNESMVTGESAPVLKEINSVVIGGTINLHGSLHIQATKVGSNTVLSQIISLVETAQMSKAPIQKFADYIASIFVPVVITMSLLTFFGWYVAGVLGGYPEEWLPENGNYFVFSLMFAISVVVIACPCALGLATPTAVMVATGVGANNGVLIKGGDALEMAQKIRYVIFDKTGTLTQGKAKVTTAKVFTEMDRGEFLTLVASAEASSEHPLAKAIMEYARHFHFFDEPSDTDQSYSEQAKFSGWLQDVSDFSVLPGKGIQCSVDGKWVLIGNRKLLTENGIAIPSNVENFVVELEESAKTGILVARDNVVIGALGIADPLKREAAVVVEGLIKMGVQPIMVTGDNWRTARAVAKEVGIQDVRAEVLPAGKAEVIRSFQKGGSVVAMVGDGINDSPALAAADVGMAIGAGTDIAIEAAEYVLMRSNLEDVITAIDLSRKTFARIRWNYIFAMAYNVIAIPVAAGALFPLLRLELPPWVAGACMAMSSVSVVCSSLYLKRYKKPRLTTILEITIE; encoded by the exons ATGACATGTGCAGCTTGTGTAAATTCTGTTGAAGGTATCCTAAAACAGCTCCCAGGTGTACGAAAGGCCGTAGTTGCTTTGGCTACATCGCTAGGAGAGGTTGGATATGATCCGTCCATAATCAGTAAGGATGATATAGCGAATGCAATTGAAGATGCTGGTTTTGAAGCTTCCTTTGTGCAGAGCAGCGAGCAGGATAAAATTGTACTTGGGGTGGTTGGTATTTCTGGTGAGATGGATGCACAGTTGTTAGAAGGCATTCTTTCAAAGTTGCATGGAGTTAAACACTTTTTATTTGATCGGGTATCAAGTGAGCTTGAAGTTGtctttgatcccgaagttcttgGCTCAAGATCTGTAGTTGATGGCGTTGAAGGAGGAAGCAGTGGCAAGTTTAAGTTACTTGTCAAGAACCCGTATACAAGAATGGCTTCCAGAGATTTAGAAGAATCCTCGAAGATGTTTCGGCTTTTTACAGCAAGCTTATCTCTAAGT GTTCCTGTGATTCTAATGCGTGTCGTCTGCCCTCAAATACCTCTGCTCTATGCTTTACTGATTTGGCAGTGTGGTCCCTTTCAAATGGGTGATTGGTTAAAGTGGGCTTTAGTGACTGTTGTCCAATTTGGTATTGGTAAACGTTTTTATGTTGCGGCTGGAAGAGCACTTCGAAATGGTTCCACAAACATGGATGTCTTGGTTGCGTTGGGAACTACAGCTTCCTATGTTTACTCTGTATGTGCACTACTTTATGGTGCAATTTCTGGGTTCTGGTCTCCAACTTACTTTGAAACAAGTGCCATGTTAATCACATTTGTACTTCTAGGAAAGTACTTGGAAACTCTTGCTAAAGGAAAGACATCGGGTGCTATCAAAAAACTTGTAGAACTTGCCCCCGCTACAGCTATACTGCTTGTCAAAGACAAAG GTGGAAAAGTTGTAGGAGAAAGAGAAATAGATGCTTTATTGATTCAGGCTGGCGATATATTAAAAGTACTTCCTGGTACAAAGGTTCCTGTGGATGGTGTCGTTGTATGGGGTTCAAGCCATGTGAATGAGAGTATGGTCACTGGAGAATCTGCTCCTGTTTTGAAAGAGATTAATTCAGTGGTTATTGGAGGTACAATCAATTTACATGGTTCTCTTCACATACAGGCCACAAAAGTAGGGTCAAACACAGTTCTGAGTCAGATCATATCTCTGGTTGAGACAGCACAGATGTCAAAGGCTCCCATTCAGAAGTTCGCCGACTAT ATTGCAAGCATTTTTGTTCCTGTGGTTATTACTATGTCCTTATTGACATTCTTTGGATG GTATGTTGCTGGAGTTCTTGGAGGCTATCCAGAAGAATGGCTGCCAGAAAATGgcaattattttgtattttctttgatGTTTGCGATATCAGTTGTGGTTATTGCATGTCCTTGTGCACTTGGTTTGGCCACCCCCACTGCTGTTATGGTTGCGACAGGGGTTGGTGCCAACAATGGTGTGCTGATAAAGGGTGGAGATGCATTGGAGATGGCGCAGAAGATTAGATATGTGATATTTGATAAGACAGGCACTTTGACCCAGGGAAAAGCTAAAGTCACAACAGCCAAAGTTTTCACTGAGATGGATCGTGGAGAATTCCTAACTTTGGTAGCTTCCGCAGAG GCAAGCAGTGAACACCCGTTGGCTAAAGCCATAATGGAATACGCTCGTCATTTTCATTTCTTTGATGAACCATCTGATACCGATCAGAGTTACAGTGAACAGGCCAAGTTTTCTGGATGGCTTCAAGATGTATCAGATTTCTCTGTTTTGCCTGGAAAAGGTATACAGTGCTCCGTCGATGGGAAATGGGTTTTG attggtaaccgcaagCTGCTTACTGAAAATGGGATAGCTATACCTTCCAACGTAGAGAATTTTGTTGTTGAGTTGGAAGAAAGTGCAAAGACAGGCATTCTTGTCGCTCGAGATAATGTTGTAATTGGTGCTCTGGGGATAGCTGACCCACTAAAGAGAGAAGCAGCTGTTGTTGTAGAGGGCCTTATAAAAATGGGCGTCCAACCAATCATGGTTACTGGTGATAATTGGAGAACAGCTCGTGCAGTTGCTAAGGAG GTTGGTATCCAGGATGTTAGAGCAGAAGTGTTGCCAGCAGGAAAAGCCGAGGTCATCCGTTCATTTCAAAAGGGAGGCAGTGTAGTTGCTATGGTAGGTGATGGGATCAACGACTCACCCGCATTAGCTGCTGCAGATGTTGGTATGGCAATTGGAGCGGGAACTGATATTGCGATAGAAGCTGCTGAGTACGTGTTAATGAGGAGCAACTTGGAGGATGTCATCACTGCCATAGACCTCTCAAGGAAGACATTTGCACGGATTAGGTGGAATTATATCTTTGCCATGGCGTACAATGTGATCGCAATTCCAGTGGCTGCAGGGGCTCTTTTTCCTTTGTTAAGACTGGAGTTGCCACCTTGGGTAGCTGGTGCATGCATGGCAATGTCATCTGTAAGTGTTGTGTGTTCTTCTCTGTATCTAAAGAGATACAAGAAACCCAGACTTACCACTATATTGGAAATAACTATAGAGTAG